A region of Salinibacter sp. 10B DNA encodes the following proteins:
- a CDS encoding amidohydrolase family protein translates to MPRGSVASLLGCALLCLFVLPSHAQDEITPPTVTTTYALENAQVVQAPGQVLESATVVVEDGIIEAVGPNVNVPYDARRIAADSLVVYAGFIDGFSHAGIEMPESDAENGNGNDVKDPGDPPADAAGIQPDRSARPFLSPDASSLNKLRQAGFTAGHVAPEGQMLPGTGAYVLYGGETASDMILNDASSLFAEIQTAEGYIYPATEMAVIAKFRQLYREADRRQTLEADYAQNSSQPRPPQDPIHSAFFPVLDGDRPMAFYADDALSLHRVLNLQQELGFPMMLAGLGESFRTLDALQTVDAPLFLTLGLPDAPKTSVGSDTTVADTTDTPAQYYDSDLRTRSYEDVPEEETNLRLRHAMERQKYQEAAATLHEAGLQFGFTTREADAGDIRTNLRTMVDHGLPEETALAALTTRPASLLGLSDRLGTVEEGKIANLVVTDGSYFHEDTKVQHVFVDGQLYDYASGQEQGEITGDVSAVLGSWSYTVESPQGELTGTLTLEGDQSGLEGTFVGPRGDEQELQSVSFDGTTLSFSVNSPQGTLSVTVTVEGESFEGTASLGDQSFPISGERTSTPDR, encoded by the coding sequence ATGCCCCGTGGTTCTGTTGCGTCCCTCCTGGGATGTGCCCTCCTGTGCCTATTCGTCCTCCCCTCTCACGCCCAGGATGAGATCACCCCGCCCACTGTCACCACCACCTATGCCCTTGAGAATGCGCAGGTCGTTCAGGCGCCGGGACAGGTCCTCGAATCCGCGACGGTCGTGGTAGAAGACGGCATCATCGAGGCGGTGGGGCCGAACGTGAACGTTCCCTATGATGCTCGCCGCATCGCCGCCGACTCGCTGGTCGTGTATGCTGGCTTCATTGACGGCTTTTCTCACGCCGGGATTGAGATGCCAGAATCCGACGCAGAGAACGGCAACGGGAACGACGTGAAAGACCCAGGCGATCCCCCCGCCGACGCTGCTGGCATTCAGCCGGATCGATCGGCACGTCCCTTCCTCTCCCCCGATGCCTCCAGCCTCAACAAGCTCCGTCAGGCCGGCTTCACCGCCGGGCACGTTGCCCCTGAGGGACAGATGCTTCCCGGCACCGGGGCCTACGTGCTGTACGGGGGCGAGACGGCAAGCGACATGATTCTGAACGACGCCTCGTCGCTCTTTGCTGAAATCCAGACCGCGGAGGGGTACATCTACCCAGCGACAGAGATGGCGGTGATTGCAAAGTTTCGCCAGCTCTATCGTGAAGCGGACCGGCGCCAAACGCTCGAAGCGGACTACGCACAAAACTCGTCGCAGCCGCGCCCGCCCCAGGACCCGATCCACAGTGCCTTCTTCCCGGTCCTCGACGGCGACCGGCCGATGGCCTTCTACGCGGACGATGCGCTCTCCCTCCACCGCGTCCTCAACCTCCAGCAGGAGCTCGGCTTTCCAATGATGCTTGCGGGTCTGGGAGAGAGCTTTCGCACGCTCGACGCTCTTCAGACGGTCGACGCCCCGCTCTTCCTCACCCTCGGATTGCCGGACGCCCCAAAGACCTCTGTGGGGTCGGATACGACCGTGGCCGACACCACGGACACGCCCGCCCAGTATTACGACTCTGACCTCCGAACGCGCTCCTACGAGGACGTGCCCGAAGAGGAAACAAACCTTCGGTTGCGTCACGCCATGGAACGCCAAAAATACCAAGAAGCGGCTGCTACGCTGCACGAGGCCGGTCTCCAGTTTGGCTTCACGACCCGGGAGGCCGACGCCGGCGACATCCGAACGAATCTCCGAACAATGGTCGACCACGGGCTTCCGGAAGAGACGGCCCTTGCCGCCCTTACCACACGGCCCGCCTCCCTCCTTGGCCTCAGCGACCGGCTGGGCACCGTAGAGGAAGGCAAAATTGCAAATCTCGTGGTCACCGACGGCTCGTATTTTCACGAGGACACAAAGGTGCAGCACGTCTTCGTGGACGGCCAGCTTTACGACTACGCTTCCGGCCAGGAACAGGGCGAGATTACTGGTGATGTGTCCGCCGTCCTCGGTTCGTGGTCGTATACGGTGGAAAGCCCTCAGGGGGAACTCACAGGCACCCTCACTCTCGAAGGCGATCAATCCGGGCTAGAAGGCACCTTTGTGGGCCCAAGGGGCGACGAGCAAGAGCTGCAGTCTGTGTCGTTCGACGGCACGACCCTCTCCTTTTCCGTAAACTCTCCTCAAGGCACCCTCTCCGTAACCGTAACGGTCGAGGGCGAATCTTTTGAGGGCACTGCCTCCCTCGGCGATCAATCGTTCCCGATCTCTGGCGAACGCACGAGTACGCCTGACCGGTAG
- a CDS encoding AAA family ATPase — MTDASPSPDSPSSPSAPSAPESTKSDIPTPPSLEPYTRHYPPWAQELARKYFTKTIAAFILHGDIRDVVPTEDRDGTRIYPPLRTFLTDDLFAARDIVVFYDRSAGIHFADDASKTDFNRALSGHDTIFGTDYQKNLPKDPPRVFSLLENYFRLRLSDGKRVACIIDYAETVAPMAEASMYSAEDRQALVYLQKWTRDSLFLESDFTLTLLTENLTDLSQQLVQSPHTAEVYVPIPEEDDRQDYVDWALDERQDVFESHSDVSSTALATNTAGLNYTQLRTILADVLENKNRLTPDTLSDIKKEFIEAEAYGMLEFIETDDTLDLVAGHTDAKQHLRQAARAVQAGRHEVMPMGYLVSGPVGCGKTFLINCFAGEIGIPMVKLKNFRSQWQGVTEGNLEKILNLLEAMTPVAVMIDEADAALGDRNTRGDSGVNQRVFSQIVSFMSDPKHRGRVIWFLVTARPDLMPVDLKRQGRAEEHLSLFYPSTRADREELLQVMMDRTGVNLPIDEVPPELLEGERTYSGADMEAILTRAAFRAAGQNDGTVTPELLQETVNDFIPPTYPTEVELQQLAAVLECTSRDLLPERFRTMKRAEVVERLEELKRMAGSTSV, encoded by the coding sequence ATGACCGACGCGTCCCCTTCTCCCGATTCGCCTTCGTCCCCCTCCGCTCCGTCCGCTCCAGAATCGACGAAATCCGACATCCCTACGCCTCCGTCCCTCGAACCGTACACGCGCCACTATCCCCCATGGGCCCAAGAGCTGGCGCGGAAGTACTTCACCAAAACAATCGCCGCGTTCATTCTCCACGGCGACATCCGAGATGTGGTGCCCACCGAGGACCGGGACGGCACCCGCATCTATCCGCCCCTGCGCACCTTTCTCACAGACGACCTTTTCGCGGCTCGCGACATTGTCGTCTTTTATGACCGCAGTGCGGGAATCCACTTTGCCGACGACGCCTCGAAGACGGATTTCAATCGTGCGCTTTCCGGGCACGACACCATCTTCGGTACCGACTATCAGAAGAACTTGCCGAAGGACCCGCCGCGCGTCTTTTCGCTCCTGGAAAACTACTTTCGGCTCCGACTCTCGGACGGCAAGCGGGTGGCCTGCATCATCGACTACGCCGAAACGGTAGCCCCAATGGCGGAAGCGTCGATGTACTCGGCCGAGGATCGGCAAGCACTCGTCTATCTTCAGAAATGGACCCGCGACTCGCTCTTCTTGGAGAGCGACTTCACGCTGACCCTCCTCACCGAAAATCTGACGGACCTCAGCCAGCAGCTCGTCCAGAGTCCACACACAGCAGAGGTCTACGTCCCCATTCCCGAAGAGGACGACCGGCAGGACTACGTAGACTGGGCACTCGACGAGCGGCAGGACGTGTTCGAATCGCACTCGGACGTGTCGTCAACCGCCCTCGCCACCAACACGGCAGGCCTCAACTACACCCAGCTCCGCACCATCCTCGCGGACGTGCTGGAAAACAAGAACCGCCTCACGCCCGACACGCTCTCCGACATCAAGAAGGAGTTTATCGAGGCGGAAGCCTACGGGATGCTCGAATTCATCGAGACGGACGACACGCTGGACCTGGTGGCCGGGCATACGGACGCGAAGCAGCACCTCAGGCAGGCGGCGCGGGCCGTTCAGGCGGGGCGCCACGAGGTGATGCCGATGGGCTACCTCGTGAGCGGGCCGGTGGGGTGCGGGAAAACCTTTCTCATCAACTGCTTTGCCGGAGAGATTGGCATTCCAATGGTGAAGCTGAAAAACTTCCGCTCTCAATGGCAGGGCGTCACGGAGGGCAACCTGGAGAAGATTTTGAATCTGCTGGAGGCAATGACGCCGGTGGCCGTTATGATTGATGAGGCCGACGCCGCCCTGGGCGATCGGAATACACGGGGCGATTCCGGCGTGAACCAGCGGGTCTTCTCCCAGATCGTCTCCTTTATGAGCGACCCCAAGCACCGGGGCCGCGTGATCTGGTTTCTCGTTACGGCTCGCCCCGACCTCATGCCGGTCGACCTCAAGCGACAGGGGCGCGCCGAGGAGCACCTGTCGCTCTTCTACCCGTCGACTCGTGCCGATCGCGAGGAGCTGCTTCAGGTGATGATGGATCGCACCGGCGTGAATCTGCCGATTGACGAGGTCCCCCCCGAGCTCCTGGAGGGCGAACGCACCTACAGTGGGGCGGACATGGAGGCGATCCTCACGCGGGCGGCCTTCCGTGCTGCCGGACAGAATGACGGAACCGTAACCCCTGAGCTCCTACAGGAAACGGTCAACGACTTTATTCCTCCCACCTATCCGACCGAGGTGGAGCTCCAACAGCTGGCGGCGGTGCTAGAATGCACCAGCCGCGACCTGTTGCCGGAGCGCTTCCGAACGATGAAGCGAGCGGAGGTCGTTGAGCGCCTGGAAGAGTTGAAGCGGATGGCCGGATCGACATCCGTCTAA
- a CDS encoding sucrase ferredoxin: MSAFCSQLARSHGVSPAGTATEAAHWLLIEDPSPWGESAVEEADWSAAVQPALEQWQAAVPDLRVQLIRRGLGTWDTPGRIRCVAVRAGGEPVVHDWSLEAYDDLPALDVPGVLTATVGDDDPDPFVLTCVNGKRDACCAKWGRPVAQAAADVTPDAAWQTSHLGGHRFAPIILVLPHGTQYGWLSPEDVPDLLSAHHRGRLFDLDRVRGQVDQPRPVQAACLSLRARLDLYDLTAVEGTVVEGDEGHWTIQVTADGHTRTAHVQRRERPVAFPHSCGSDETKPDVEWMVNWDASKGGD; this comes from the coding sequence ATGTCAGCTTTTTGTTCTCAGCTTGCTCGTTCGCACGGCGTATCCCCGGCCGGGACTGCCACGGAGGCTGCCCACTGGCTTCTCATTGAGGATCCGTCGCCCTGGGGCGAATCTGCGGTCGAGGAGGCCGACTGGTCTGCTGCGGTACAACCAGCGCTTGAGCAATGGCAGGCGGCCGTCCCCGACCTGCGGGTGCAGCTCATCCGGCGAGGGCTCGGGACGTGGGACACGCCGGGGCGCATTCGATGCGTTGCGGTGCGGGCCGGGGGGGAGCCGGTCGTTCATGATTGGTCGCTGGAGGCGTACGACGATCTGCCGGCGCTGGACGTGCCGGGGGTGCTGACCGCAACCGTCGGAGACGATGATCCGGATCCGTTTGTGCTCACTTGTGTCAATGGAAAGCGGGACGCCTGCTGTGCCAAATGGGGGCGCCCGGTCGCGCAGGCCGCCGCTGACGTCACTCCCGACGCCGCCTGGCAGACATCGCACCTTGGGGGGCACCGATTCGCGCCCATCATACTGGTTTTGCCGCACGGTACGCAGTACGGCTGGCTTTCCCCAGAAGACGTGCCCGATCTTCTCTCCGCTCATCACCGCGGGCGGCTGTTTGATCTCGATCGAGTGCGCGGACAGGTCGATCAGCCTCGTCCCGTGCAGGCCGCGTGTTTGTCCCTCCGGGCTCGCCTCGATCTTTATGATCTCACGGCTGTGGAGGGGACGGTTGTGGAGGGAGACGAGGGGCACTGGACGATACAGGTGACGGCCGACGGACACACGCGAACGGCACACGTGCAGCGGCGGGAGCGCCCAGTTGCCTTTCCGCATAGTTGTGGGAGTGACGAGACGAAGCCCGACGTGGAGTGGATGGTGAACTGGGACGCCTCGAAAGGAGGCGATTGA
- a CDS encoding AAA family ATPase has translation MPDLFSEQAEQAREERAPLADRMRPRTLDEFVGQEHFIGEGKLLRRAIEADRVTSVLFYGPPGTGKTTLARIIANTTEAHFTSLNAVLSGVNDIREAIQKAKNRLKHHQTRTILFIDEVHRFNTAQQDALLPHVEDGTVTFIGATTENPYFEVNDALVSRSRLFELEPLDKEDLRQVAAMALTDDERGYGDREVQITKEALNHLIDTANGDARSVLNALELAVETTDPDAEGTVHIDLQVAEDSIQQRAVLYDKEGDAHFDTISAFIKSLRGSDPDAALYWLARMLYAGEEPRFILRRMLIFAAEDVGLADPRALQVAESAAKGFEYVGMPEGQFLIAECCLYLATAPKSNTTFSYFDALDHVRDEQTEDIPQHLKDPSRDKEGLGHGEGYKYPHAYREHYTPQQYLPNEMQGTYFYEPTGQGYEQDVAERLEQWRERDFDEDVVKRAQKYAETADESTSTQ, from the coding sequence ATGCCCGATCTTTTCTCCGAACAGGCCGAGCAGGCCCGCGAAGAGCGTGCCCCCCTGGCCGATCGCATGCGCCCCCGAACGCTCGACGAATTCGTGGGCCAGGAGCACTTTATCGGGGAAGGAAAGCTCCTCCGCCGTGCCATCGAGGCCGACCGCGTCACGTCCGTTCTCTTCTACGGTCCCCCCGGCACGGGCAAGACCACTCTCGCCCGGATCATTGCCAACACCACCGAGGCGCATTTCACGTCCCTCAATGCCGTCTTGTCGGGCGTCAACGACATCCGCGAGGCAATCCAGAAGGCCAAGAACCGTCTCAAACACCACCAGACGCGCACCATTCTGTTCATCGACGAGGTGCACCGTTTCAACACGGCGCAACAGGACGCCCTGTTGCCGCACGTAGAAGACGGGACGGTCACCTTCATCGGGGCCACGACGGAAAATCCATACTTCGAGGTAAACGACGCGCTGGTGAGCCGGTCGCGCCTCTTCGAACTGGAGCCGCTGGATAAGGAAGATCTCCGACAGGTGGCGGCGATGGCGCTCACGGACGACGAGCGCGGCTATGGCGATCGGGAAGTGCAAATCACAAAAGAAGCCCTCAACCATCTCATCGACACGGCGAATGGGGATGCCCGCTCAGTGCTCAATGCCCTCGAATTGGCCGTGGAAACCACCGACCCGGACGCCGAGGGAACGGTGCACATTGACCTCCAGGTGGCAGAGGACTCCATCCAGCAGCGTGCGGTGCTGTACGACAAGGAAGGAGATGCCCACTTCGACACCATCAGTGCTTTTATCAAAAGTCTGCGGGGCTCCGATCCGGACGCCGCCCTCTACTGGCTTGCCCGGATGCTGTACGCGGGAGAAGAGCCGCGCTTCATTCTGCGCCGGATGCTCATTTTTGCCGCCGAGGACGTGGGGCTGGCCGATCCGCGTGCTCTACAGGTGGCCGAAAGCGCTGCGAAAGGCTTCGAGTATGTTGGCATGCCGGAAGGACAGTTTCTGATTGCCGAATGCTGTCTCTACCTCGCCACGGCGCCGAAGAGCAATACGACCTTTTCGTACTTCGATGCCCTTGATCACGTCCGCGACGAGCAGACGGAAGACATTCCCCAACACCTCAAAGACCCGAGCCGAGACAAGGAGGGATTGGGGCACGGCGAGGGATACAAGTATCCGCACGCCTACCGCGAGCACTATACACCGCAGCAGTACCTACCCAATGAGATGCAGGGCACCTATTTTTACGAGCCCACCGGCCAGGGGTACGAGCAGGACGTTGCCGAGCGGCTGGAGCAGTGGCGCGAGCGGGACTTTGACGAGGACGTGGTGAAGCGAGCGCAGAAGTACGCAGAGACCGCCGACGAATCCACATCTACGCAGTAA
- a CDS encoding NADPH-dependent assimilatory sulfite reductase hemoprotein subunit, with the protein MSTHDSAEDPSGAPEEPKSGAEDDDEPAGTKTPDLPSPGDDSGPAGPLPPGYSAQKEEKTKSDTEIHKEESEYLYSGIPEKLAEDTDHFLEEQKEVLKHCGIYQQDDRDLRKQLDDKHYYFFVRSSLPGGKLTADQYLVHDRLADEYGIGTIRITTRQGIQIHGVMKDDLKAHLRELNEAMVTTLGACGDVVRNTMCCPAPIEDPVRHEIQEYAEEIAERTTPDTPAYHDVWLKEYDDEEKSVETIKKIYDGRKERGEDLEPLYGKAYLPRKFKIGFAYPGDNCVDVFTHDVGLIAVVEDDELQGFNILVGGGLGNTHNKPETFPRLADRLGYVPKEEALEVITAILKIQRDHGNRKNRKRARMKYLIDEWGLEKFHDEVEDRFGRRLDDWRDVPDPELDLHEGWNEQGNGHYFYGVSVENGRIKDEEGFQLKTALRTIVEQLEPGVRLTPNHDILLTHLHENERESVERILQEHGVALPAELTNTQKYSMACPALPSCGLALTESERVFPVIIDEIEAEMSALGLDDVKPSIRMTGCPNGCSRPYVADIGIVGQSLHKYKIYLGGRLDGSRLNEPYADLVDMEAIVPTIRTLLRDYADRRHEGEPIGDFFDRVEFDSLPSLN; encoded by the coding sequence ATGTCTACTCACGATTCTGCCGAAGACCCTTCCGGTGCTCCAGAGGAGCCGAAGAGCGGGGCCGAGGACGATGATGAGCCAGCGGGTACGAAAACGCCCGACCTGCCGTCACCGGGCGACGACTCCGGTCCTGCAGGCCCGTTACCGCCCGGCTACAGTGCCCAGAAAGAAGAGAAGACCAAGTCCGACACTGAGATACACAAAGAGGAAAGCGAATATCTCTACTCGGGCATTCCCGAGAAGCTGGCCGAGGACACGGATCACTTTTTGGAAGAACAGAAAGAGGTGCTGAAGCACTGCGGCATTTACCAGCAGGACGACCGCGATCTCCGCAAGCAGCTGGACGACAAGCACTATTACTTTTTTGTGCGGTCGAGTCTGCCAGGGGGGAAGCTTACTGCCGACCAGTATCTCGTTCACGACCGCTTGGCCGATGAGTACGGCATCGGCACCATCCGCATCACCACGCGCCAGGGGATTCAGATCCACGGCGTGATGAAGGACGACCTCAAGGCACATCTTCGGGAGTTGAACGAGGCCATGGTGACCACGCTCGGGGCGTGTGGCGATGTGGTGCGCAACACAATGTGCTGCCCGGCGCCCATTGAAGATCCGGTCCGGCACGAAATTCAAGAGTACGCCGAGGAGATTGCCGAGAGGACAACGCCGGACACCCCGGCTTACCATGACGTCTGGCTCAAGGAATACGACGACGAGGAAAAAAGCGTCGAGACCATCAAGAAAATCTACGACGGCCGCAAAGAGCGCGGCGAAGACCTGGAGCCGCTTTATGGCAAGGCCTATCTGCCGCGCAAGTTCAAGATTGGATTCGCCTATCCCGGCGATAACTGCGTCGACGTGTTCACCCATGACGTAGGTCTGATCGCCGTCGTTGAGGACGATGAACTGCAAGGCTTCAACATTTTGGTGGGAGGAGGGCTCGGCAACACGCACAACAAGCCCGAAACCTTTCCCCGTCTTGCCGACCGCCTCGGCTACGTGCCGAAGGAGGAGGCGCTGGAGGTGATCACGGCGATCCTCAAAATCCAGCGCGACCACGGCAATAGGAAGAACCGGAAACGTGCCCGGATGAAGTATCTGATCGACGAGTGGGGGCTGGAGAAATTCCACGACGAGGTGGAAGACCGTTTCGGGCGTCGTCTCGACGACTGGCGCGACGTGCCCGATCCGGAACTCGACCTGCACGAGGGGTGGAATGAGCAGGGCAACGGCCACTACTTCTACGGCGTCTCCGTCGAGAATGGGCGCATCAAAGACGAAGAGGGATTCCAGCTCAAGACTGCGCTTCGAACAATCGTGGAGCAACTGGAGCCGGGGGTGCGCCTGACGCCGAATCACGACATCCTGCTTACGCATCTTCACGAGAACGAGAGGGAATCCGTGGAGCGGATTCTGCAGGAGCATGGGGTGGCCTTGCCCGCCGAGTTGACGAATACACAGAAGTATTCCATGGCATGCCCGGCCCTGCCGAGCTGCGGATTGGCCTTGACGGAGTCGGAGCGGGTTTTCCCGGTGATCATCGATGAGATTGAAGCAGAGATGAGCGCTCTTGGGCTTGACGACGTCAAGCCGTCGATTCGGATGACCGGTTGTCCGAACGGCTGCTCGCGTCCCTATGTCGCCGACATCGGCATCGTGGGGCAGTCGCTCCACAAGTACAAGATTTACCTGGGGGGACGGCTCGACGGCTCGCGCCTGAATGAGCCCTACGCCGACCTGGTGGACATGGAGGCGATTGTCCCCACGATTCGTACTCTGCTGCGCGACTATGCCGACCGGCGGCACGAGGGAGAACCGATCGGGGATTTCTTCGATCGGGTCGAGTTTGATTCGCTGCCCTCACTCAACTAA
- the cobA gene encoding uroporphyrinogen-III C-methyltransferase translates to MTQHSRTSGTVYLVGAGPGDPDLITVKGRRLLQRADVVVYDRLVHADLVRVAQPEADLYFVGKAPGEHKVLQAEINALLATKARRGKEVVRLKGGDPFVFGRGGEEALHLHRSEIPFEVVPGISSATGVPAYAGIPVTHRGRSRAFTVVTGHTCTMDDTALSWNHLTSVDTLIILMGLRRLPQIAETLIERGRDADTPVAVIATGTTADQQVVRGTLDTIGGRLGPLDPPVTIVVGEVADWGGLLDWFDDASTEGSDFPTETEVQSPSAPSPRTPVLPNAAFSA, encoded by the coding sequence ATGACACAGCACAGCCGTACTTCGGGCACGGTGTACTTGGTGGGGGCCGGGCCGGGGGATCCAGACCTTATCACAGTGAAGGGCCGGCGCCTCCTTCAGCGAGCCGACGTGGTCGTATACGACCGACTCGTACACGCAGACCTCGTGCGGGTGGCGCAGCCGGAGGCTGATCTCTACTTCGTTGGGAAGGCCCCAGGGGAGCACAAGGTGCTTCAGGCTGAGATCAATGCGCTTCTCGCGACGAAGGCCCGTCGCGGGAAAGAGGTCGTGCGGTTGAAGGGGGGCGATCCCTTCGTCTTTGGGCGCGGGGGAGAGGAGGCCCTACACCTACACCGATCCGAGATTCCGTTTGAGGTGGTTCCCGGCATCTCCAGTGCTACAGGGGTGCCGGCCTACGCCGGGATTCCGGTGACGCACCGGGGGCGTTCGCGCGCCTTTACAGTGGTGACGGGCCACACCTGCACGATGGACGATACGGCCCTGAGCTGGAATCACCTGACGTCGGTCGACACCCTCATCATCCTGATGGGACTGCGCCGCCTTCCCCAGATTGCGGAGACCTTGATCGAACGGGGGCGGGACGCCGATACGCCGGTCGCGGTGATTGCGACGGGGACCACGGCCGACCAACAGGTGGTGCGGGGGACTCTCGATACGATTGGGGGACGTTTGGGCCCTCTCGACCCACCGGTGACCATTGTGGTCGGAGAGGTCGCGGATTGGGGGGGACTGCTCGACTGGTTCGACGATGCGTCGACGGAGGGAAGCGATTTTCCGACGGAGACGGAGGTGCAGTCGCCATCTGCGCCCTCCCCACGAACCCCGGTGCTGCCGAACGCTGCCTTTTCTGCCTAA
- a CDS encoding phosphoadenylyl-sulfate reductase: MSTTTWIDEDVAAINARFESAHPRAVLTWVFETFEPKKAVMGTGFGASGVVLMHFLEQVKPGATVFYLDTDVLFPETYNLRDQLAARFDLNIVRVHSGLSLDEQAKDYGEKLWNDDPDQCCFLRKVQPLREYLVDKSAWLTAIRRDQSPTRANADPVEWSEANDVVKVNPLVTWTETEIWDHINHYNLPYNPLHDEGYPSIGCMPCTEQVEGEAEDPRAGRWSDSEKKECGLHLEPEPTEG, from the coding sequence ATGTCCACGACTACCTGGATCGACGAGGATGTTGCGGCGATCAACGCCCGGTTTGAGTCGGCCCATCCACGTGCGGTATTGACTTGGGTGTTCGAGACCTTTGAGCCGAAGAAGGCCGTCATGGGAACCGGGTTCGGGGCGTCCGGCGTCGTGCTCATGCACTTTTTGGAGCAGGTGAAGCCGGGGGCAACGGTGTTTTACCTCGACACTGACGTTCTTTTTCCAGAAACGTACAACCTTCGCGACCAACTTGCGGCTCGATTCGACCTCAACATCGTTCGAGTGCACTCCGGCCTTTCGTTGGACGAGCAGGCGAAGGACTACGGCGAGAAGCTTTGGAATGACGATCCGGACCAGTGTTGCTTTCTCCGCAAGGTGCAGCCCCTGCGCGAGTACTTGGTCGACAAGTCGGCGTGGCTCACTGCGATTCGTCGCGACCAGTCGCCGACCCGTGCGAATGCCGATCCGGTGGAGTGGAGCGAGGCCAACGATGTGGTGAAGGTGAATCCGCTGGTAACATGGACGGAAACAGAGATCTGGGATCACATTAATCATTACAATTTGCCCTACAACCCGCTTCATGATGAGGGCTACCCGAGCATCGGCTGTATGCCCTGTACCGAGCAGGTAGAAGGCGAGGCGGAGGATCCCCGAGCGGGTCGGTGGTCCGACTCGGAGAAAAAGGAGTGCGGACTGCATTTGGAACCTGAGCCTACCGAGGGATGA
- a CDS encoding bifunctional precorrin-2 dehydrogenase/sirohydrochlorin ferrochelatase produces the protein MNAYPVYLTNLDEQRAVVVGSGPSVERKVTGLLDADARVTLIAPDPPPQLSAWAEAGRLEWRDRRYRRGDLQTAALVIVTEACEEAKMRIRKDAREQNVLLNITGDTAQSTFANGAVLRRGPLVVSVSTAGGAPSLAVRIREKLAEEVGAEYEELLTIMNALRDPMQEQVSDVQARRDRWYAILDSDVLELLSDGRREDALDRIESIVGPTIMKQTEGCF, from the coding sequence ATGAATGCCTACCCGGTGTACCTCACGAATCTGGACGAGCAGCGAGCCGTGGTAGTTGGGAGTGGTCCCTCCGTGGAACGGAAGGTGACGGGGCTTCTCGACGCCGACGCACGGGTTACACTCATTGCTCCGGATCCGCCCCCACAACTCAGTGCGTGGGCGGAGGCGGGCAGACTTGAGTGGCGAGATCGGCGCTATCGGCGCGGCGATCTGCAGACGGCAGCCCTGGTAATTGTGACTGAGGCTTGTGAGGAAGCGAAAATGCGAATTCGGAAAGATGCACGGGAGCAAAACGTGCTCCTCAATATCACAGGCGATACCGCTCAGTCCACCTTTGCCAATGGGGCCGTTCTTCGCCGCGGCCCCCTGGTCGTGTCGGTCTCGACCGCCGGGGGGGCGCCGTCCCTGGCCGTCCGAATTCGAGAGAAGCTGGCCGAGGAGGTGGGGGCGGAATACGAAGAACTCCTCACGATCATGAATGCACTACGCGATCCGATGCAGGAACAGGTATCCGACGTTCAGGCGCGCCGTGATCGGTGGTACGCCATCCTTGATTCCGATGTGCTGGAGCTGTTGTCGGATGGGCGTCGAGAGGACGCCCTCGATCGCATTGAGTCCATCGTGGGGCCGACCATCATGAAACAAACGGAGGGATGCTTCTAG